A segment of the Chloroflexia bacterium SDU3-3 genome:
TACCTCCAGCGGCAGCTTCGCCAGCGTTGACCCCTACGCGGGCGACCCGGCCAGCCCCGCCAGCCTCGCGCCGTACATGTACGCGTACAACCAGCCGACCGGGTTCACCGACCCGAGCGGGCGGTGTATCGATGAGCGCATTCCCGTTATCGGCGATGCCAACTGTCGTCTTGAAGCGGGGATTGGCGCAGGCCGTCTTGATGGCCAAGGCTTTGTTGACTACTCACGGAACATCGTCGAAGGCATGGGCCTTCCGGGTGCGCAAATTGCCGATGCCATCACTGGTGGTCATGAGACCGAGCGCATCCTCAGCGAAGGAGGGGTCGGCACCACGCTTGGGCGCGCCTTTACCGCCGCCACCTTCATGGGGGTTGGCGTCAAATACCCCGCTGCGGGCCTTGCCATGGGGAGCGCGAGCTGGGGGTCGAGCGCAGGAACCCTGCTGCGCAACCCCAACTCGGGGGAGGCGTGGGCCAACTTCGGCCTGAATAGCGCACTCATGCTGGCCGGTCTTCAGGGTGGGAAGATTAATCTTTCTATCCCAGGACCGCCAGCCCAGATCGCACAAAATGGGGCGCTTGCCTATGCCAACAGCACAATCGCAGTAAATATCCCTGCGACGGGGCTAGTGAGTGCAAATGCAGCAATAGCACTTCTGGCGTCGCCTATTGATGGTAAAGGATCTTCACAAGATTCATTAGATTCTTTTAAACAGCGATATAAAAAATTAGTTGCAGATAATCCTTCAGGTAACAATTGTTGGAATGCTACACTGAGAGCGCTAGGAATCCTTGGAAGAGAAGAACAGGATAGCGTATATTCATTGAAACAGATTCTACAAACCTTACAAAAAAATGGATATCAACCCACAGCAAACCCTCAGATTGGTGATGTTGCCATATTCCGTGATACTCATGGAAACCTAGTGCATGTTGGTATATATGAAGGCATTGGAGGTAAAAATATAGCTTATTATTTTGGTCATAACTTCTCAAAAAGAACTTTTGAATCTCCCGGAACTTACAGTATCATAGATATGATAAGCCAACGGAAAGGCGATATATTAGTACCTGAAAAAATAGATATCGGAGAATCTTTTGGATTAGATTTAATATGGTATTATACCAAAAGGTAAAGTATGGAAAATCTTAATTCTGAGAAGTATCTTCCGACACAATGGTCTTGGCTATATGTCGAATCATTCTATGCACACTGTGGGTGGACACCTACTGTTTCATTCTATCAAAATGAAGCAAGAATACGTTATAATATTATAGATCCATATAAATCTTCATGGATTGCACCTCTAAATGCTCATTTTAGAGGCGATAATACCAATAATATACCAATAGATTATCGTATTACATCGTTGTTGTATCAAGGACTTCTCAGGGAACGCGGAAGGAATAGAATATATGTTGAAGACATAACAATGGAAATAGGAGAAACATGGTGGTCAGGTTATACTAAAAGAGGAGGAGGTGATTATATAGGGGGAGTTTCTGAAATATATGATATAAGTCTGTTAAATTCTGATGGTGTTAGTAAAGTGATTGCTGGTAAGTTTGATAATAGTAGAAGTGCTATAATGTTATTGGTATCTTTATTATCTCGTTTCTTGTATAATTATGGAGGTATAGATTGCCATGCTTTCATTAAAGGTGAGTATATAATTATAAAGATTATTATGTGTCCATGTTGTATGAATTGTGATTTTTCTTGTAATATATTTACAGGTTTCATAAGCTCGATGTTTCAATGGTGGTGTAAATCCACATCATACGGAGCAGTATTACAAGCTAATTGGGAAGTTTGTCTTGATCCCATGAATGGTCATGACATCATATTCCAACCAAAACCTTAGAGCAAAATTTGACTACCGTACAGAACATGTGATCGGCTGCTGACGGGCGCGAACGAGTGTTTTTGGCAGGCGATGGGGCAGCGGGCGGCGATGACGCAGGCACGAGGCCAAGAAGCGAAGCCCCAACGAGAACAGGCTGAGGTCGCAGCGATCTGCACGAATACATTGATGGGATGCCCAATTTCGGCGGGCAGTCATCCCAAGATAGCCCCCCACAGATAGGCCAGTTCGGTGACGAACAGCAGCCGCGCCACGCGCTGGGATCGCCCAGATGCGAGCGGTCGATGCGAAAGCCCCGGCTCTTCTGGTCCGAAAAGAATGTTTCAATCTGCGCCCTGCGCCGATAGGTTGCCATAGCCCGATCAAGGTTGGAATGATTGGTTACGGGGTTCCGGGAACAATGGAACGAAACGTCCCATGAAGCGGAATTATGTAACCCGCCCTTCGGGTAGCCGTGCTGGGAAGCGTGCGTCTGCCCAGTAGCCCTTTTCTAGAACTTCACATAATCCACCGCGTTATCATCCAAGTTCTGCAAGTCATGCGCATACCGCATGGTCGTGCGCGGGTCCTTGTGGCGGGCCGCCGCCTGGGCCTGGGTGACGCTGGCCCCGCCCCGGATAGCCAGCGTGACGAAGCTATGGCGCAGCGAGTGCGGCGAGAGGCCCTGGGCCAGCGTCTGCTCCAGGCCCGCATTCGTGAAGCGCTCGGTTAGGATGAAGTACAGGCCCTGGTAGGACAGCGCGCCCTGCACCCCGAACGTCCGCACTTGGCCCGGCTCCAGCACACGCGGCCCACGCGCGCTCAGGCGGCGGAAGATCGGCCCGTCGGTGATGCCCGCCGCGTCCAGCCAGCGCCGCACGGTCGCCCAAGTTGCGGGGGTTAGTTTGATGATCTCGCGATCATTTTCCATTCCTTTTGTCAGGACGGCGGCCACCATGTGGCCATCTAGTGAATAGCAGTGTTCTATCCGAAGATCAATGATCTCGAAGCTACGCAATCCGGTACTGAGCATGAGGTGAATAAGCGCCTGGTCTCGTAGGTCTTTGAGGCTGGCCCCCTCACAGCTATCGACGAGCGCCCTGGCCTGAGCACGAGTGAGATACATCGTCTTGCTGCGCGCGCTCAGGCGCTCGCCGCCCACGTCCTCGCAGGGGTTGAGGCGGATGAGCTGGTAGCGCTGCAACCGCCGGAAGAGCTGCTTGAGCGGGGAGAGCCGCCGGTTCCACGAGCTGGGGGTCATGCCGAGGTCGTGGAGCACATGGTCGCGGTAGCGGTGGATGTCGGCCTCGGAGGTCTGCTGGAGCACCTGCATGGTGGCGTCCAGCCGGGCGCGGGCGGGCGTGGCCGGGCGCAGGGCGTCCAGGGCCACGGGGATCGTGACCTCGGGGCCGCAGCGCCAGGCCAGGAAGTGCTCCAGGTCGGCGCGGTAGGCCGCCTTGGTCTTGGCCGACTTGCCGCGCAAGATAACCTCGCTCACCAGGTCGGCCACGCTGCGCACCGGCAGGGGGGCCTCGGCCAGCGCGGCGGGCGCAGGGGCGAGCGGGGTGGGGGGCATGGGGTCACTCATGGGCGGGTCTCCTGACGGGCGGATGCTGCCGAGAGTATACCCCAAAATGAGGCGAGTGTCTAGAGATAAGCGATATTATCTCTAGTGATTTCATGCCCCAAAAGCCCCTTGTTTTGCCTCCTTTGGGGGCCTGCACCTGTATCCGTTCTCGTGTATTTGACCATTTTGCGGGGTTATGCAAAAACCCCGGTATGAGCGTACCCGATTCCCCGTCGGGCAGTTTCCGTTCCATTCCTCCCGAACCCCCAGATACCACATGGTGTCAAGGACTCCGCCGAAAAGGTTACTTTCCGGCGGAGTTTGCTGGCATTATGTTCTGTGGCGAATCAGGTTACGAATCGTTGCCACACCCAATGCCCGCGTTGCACCACCTCGCGCCGGGGAGATGATCAGCACGTGCGCCCGTGTCACCGCATGCGCCCAGCGAGCCTGGGGTTCATTGTGTGCGGCGACCAGGCGCGCCAGCATTGTGGTCGGCATGGCCTCGTCGAAAGACGCCGCAGCGCGTGGGTTGACCTGGCCGACCTGGTGAACTGGCCACGCATGCGTACCCATGCCGCGCTCCGGTGGCCGCAGCTGCTGGGGTTCTCAGAAAACGGAAAAAATCGTACGCTAAGGGGCATGACCGCACGGATGTTCGCTGCAACGTTTCGGGGCGCGCTGGAATATCCCGCATGCGGTGGCGAAGGCCCCCAAAGGCGCAACCCCAGAGGCTCATCGCTTTCGACTGCAAAGCTGATAGGAGCGCGTTTCGCACCCTCCCCGTTGGAATGCGCAACAGCGCCTACACGGTTTCGTTTATTGCAGGTTTTTGCACGTATTACGGCTGCCGTAGGCAGAGCGCCTAACCGAGTTCGATCTGTGGTGAGTAGTGGAACGAAAACACACGCTTTCACTTTTTTTCACAAGGTCTGCTCGGATGGAGCTGCGTCATCGTCTCACGGCGTCTCGCAGAACGTTTCTGCGAGACCGTCGGCCCGCATCATTTTCTGCACCGCTCTGGCCGTTACCGTCTCTCAAAACCGTCTCTTGAAACGTCCTTCTCACCATGCCCCACGCCGCATGCGTTTTGAGAGAACCCTCCAGGGGAGGCCGTATCGGTATGATTCGATATCGGTGTACACGATACCGCTTAACCGGACGTTTCGTTCCATTGCTCCCGCTGCCCCCCTACTCCATCGCGATCTGCGCCGCGATGCCCGCGATGCAGGCGTGGTCGAGCCGCTGCGTGTCGTCGAGGGCCAGGGGGACAGTGAGGCGCGCCCGCCAGCCGGGCCGGAGCGCCGCGAGCGCCGCCGCCAGCCAGACCGGGCAGGCCGTGCCCATCGCCCGCTCCAGCACCACGGTCGGCAGGGCAACGTGCGCCCGGTGCCGCCAGAACCGCAGGTGGTCTACTCCGATCACCAGCAGCACGCCCTGCCCACCCGCGTGGCAAATCCCGAGCGTCGCCGTCTCCTCCGCGACCTGGCACGCGCACGTCCACCCGACGGGTGGAACCGTGCGCTGGACCATCGCCACCGCGTGGCGCTGGAGCGCGAGCGCGGTGCGGGGCATCGCGGGGCCTCGATGCGGCAGCGGGAGCCGGTGCTACCGCCGCCCCTACTGGCCGCAGCCGCTGCACCTTCCGCGCCGTGCTCACTGTCACCCCGGCGGCCCGTGCGGCGGCGCACGAGAGTCATGACCTATGGAGGCAGCCGATAACCCGCTTATCGTTCTTGTGTGTCCAGCACCCGTAGCTGCTGCACCTTCCGCACGGTATTAATTGCCACCCCTGCCGCTCGTGCAGCGGCCCGCACCCCGAGGCCTTGGGCGAGCGCCGCCAGCACCCGCT
Coding sequences within it:
- a CDS encoding tyrosine-type recombinase/integrase, which translates into the protein MSDPMPPTPLAPAPAALAEAPLPVRSVADLVSEVILRGKSAKTKAAYRADLEHFLAWRCGPEVTIPVALDALRPATPARARLDATMQVLQQTSEADIHRYRDHVLHDLGMTPSSWNRRLSPLKQLFRRLQRYQLIRLNPCEDVGGERLSARSKTMYLTRAQARALVDSCEGASLKDLRDQALIHLMLSTGLRSFEIIDLRIEHCYSLDGHMVAAVLTKGMENDREIIKLTPATWATVRRWLDAAGITDGPIFRRLSARGPRVLEPGQVRTFGVQGALSYQGLYFILTERFTNAGLEQTLAQGLSPHSLRHSFVTLAIRGGASVTQAQAAARHKDPRTTMRYAHDLQNLDDNAVDYVKF